One genomic region from Jilunia laotingensis encodes:
- a CDS encoding acyltransferase family protein, producing MKTQTPISVLPNTKPHYEILDGLRGVAAIMVVCFHIFEAYATSHLDQNINHGYLAVDFFFILSGFVIGYAYDDRWKTMKIKDFIKRRVIRLQPMVVMGAIIGAIMFYFQGCPVWDVSKVTILALFIATFINALLIPATPGTEIRGLGEMYPLNGPSWSLFFEYIGNILYALFIHRFSTKVLAWFVFLAGCGLSAFAIWGPYGDICAGFTMTGIEFMAGSLRLLFSFSAGLLLFRLFKPVNIKGAFWICSLSIVILLAVPRLGGAEHLWMNGLYDTVCFAMFFPLLVYLGASGKCTDKHTIRICNFLGEISYPLYMVHYPFIYLYYAWVKNEKLTFMQSFPGAAGVVIGSIILAYICLKFYDIPVRKYLVKRFLKPQKNS from the coding sequence ATGAAAACACAAACCCCCATTTCTGTTTTACCAAACACAAAACCACATTATGAGATTCTTGACGGACTGCGCGGAGTAGCAGCTATCATGGTGGTATGTTTCCACATATTCGAAGCATACGCAACCAGTCATTTAGATCAAAACATTAATCATGGATATTTGGCTGTTGACTTTTTCTTTATACTGTCGGGATTTGTTATAGGTTATGCTTATGATGATCGATGGAAAACAATGAAAATAAAAGACTTCATTAAGCGAAGAGTCATTCGTCTGCAGCCGATGGTAGTAATGGGAGCCATCATAGGAGCAATCATGTTCTATTTTCAAGGATGTCCCGTATGGGATGTGTCGAAAGTGACTATTCTTGCTTTATTTATTGCTACATTTATTAATGCGCTTTTGATTCCGGCAACTCCCGGAACCGAGATTCGGGGGTTGGGGGAGATGTATCCTTTGAATGGACCGAGTTGGTCTCTGTTCTTTGAATATATTGGGAATATTCTCTATGCCTTGTTTATTCATAGATTTTCTACCAAAGTGCTTGCATGGTTTGTTTTCCTTGCGGGATGCGGTTTGTCGGCATTTGCCATATGGGGACCGTATGGAGACATATGCGCTGGTTTTACGATGACCGGCATTGAGTTTATGGCAGGATCTCTAAGACTATTATTTTCCTTTTCTGCCGGATTACTCCTTTTCCGCCTTTTCAAACCAGTTAATATAAAAGGAGCTTTTTGGATATGTAGCTTGTCAATCGTAATCCTCTTGGCTGTACCGCGTTTGGGAGGAGCCGAACATTTATGGATGAACGGATTATATGATACGGTCTGTTTTGCTATGTTTTTCCCTTTACTTGTCTATCTTGGAGCTTCGGGAAAATGCACCGACAAGCATACGATTCGGATATGTAACTTTTTGGGTGAGATTTCTTATCCTTTGTATATGGTTCATTATCCTTTCATCTACCTATATTATGCTTGGGTAAAGAATGAAAAACTTACATTTATGCAATCATTTCCGGGTGCAGCAGGTGTTGTCATAGGAAGTATTATTCTGGCATATATCTGCTTGAAGTTCTATGATATTCCTGTTCGGAAGTATTTGGTGAAAAGGTTCTTAAAGCCTCAAAAGAATAGTTGA